DNA sequence from the Syntrophales bacterium genome:
GATCATGGTCCCCTTACTTCACGTTATCATCACAAACGTAGCGTATGGCCTTAAAATTAATTCCAAATATCGTTCTAACTACCCCCAGCCCTGCATACAAGGCAGCCCTGAAGGGTTGCCGCTACTTTTGTTTGGTTCTGGCTGCACTATGTTACTTTCCAAGCATTTTTTTAAGGAGCTCATTGACGAGTTTCGGGTTGGCCTTCCCTCCGGATGCCTTCATGACCTGACCAACAAAATAGCCAAAAAGTTTTTCCCTGCCGCCTTTATACTTCTCCACCTGGGTGGGATTGGCTTCGAGGACTTCCGCGACGGTTTTTTCCAGAACACCTTCATCGGTTATCTGTACCAGTCCTTTTTCTTCTATTATTTCTTCCGGGGAACGGCC
Encoded proteins:
- a CDS encoding Asp-tRNA(Asn)/Glu-tRNA(Gln) amidotransferase GatCAB subunit B translates to GRSPEEIIEEKGLVQITDEGVLEKTVAEVLEANPTQVEKYKGGREKLFGYFVGQVMKASGGKANPKLVNELLKKMLGK